The Phycisphaerae bacterium sequence GCCCGACGATCGCCTCGGCGCAGATGTCGTAGAACTCGCGCCAGGTGTACTGAGCCGGCCCGCCAAGGTCGTAGGTTTTGCCGACGGTCTCGGGTTTCATCAGGGCGGCGACAAAGCACGTCGCCACATCGCGAACACTCACCGGCTGAATGCGAGCGTTGCCGCTCCCGAAATAGGGCATCACAGGCCGGCGGAGCCCGCCCGTGCAGAAGGATTTCATCATCCGCATGAAATCGCCTTCCGGGCCGTGGATCAGGCTGGGGCGAAAGATGGTCCACGCCAACGCGCTTTCGCGAACAAGCTCCTCGGCCCGCCCCTTGGTCCGGTGGTATCGACTCGGCGCATCCGGCCGACTGCCCAGCGCCGACATGTGGACATAACGATTGACTCCGGCCGATCGGCAGGCCTGCAGCACATTCCGCGTTCCCTCAACGTGAATCCGCTCGAAGGTGGCACCGGCGCGGGGATTCTCCTCAATGATCCCGACCAGATGAATCGCGCCTGCGCAGCCGGCCGCGGCCTGGCCAAGCGAGGAGACATCAAACAGATCGCCCGCCCGAATATCGCACGCGTCCGCAGTCTGCGACGGCAGGCGCGCCGACAAGTCCTTCGGCCGTCGGACAACACACACCGGCCGATACCCTTGATCGACCAGCTCTCGGAGCACGTACCCTCCGACGAAGCCGGACGCACCGGTGAGGAGAACTCGCCCGAGCCCACCGGCCTCGCGGCCAGGCTGTGTCGCGCTGGTGCTCGGCATCGAATCGGGATCCTGAGAGTCCGACATGGGTCCTTCCTCCTCCCCGCAGTCTATCCGTGAGATCATACCAAGAAAAGGCGAATCCGCCGCCCGCTCCGGGCGATACGATCGTCCGAACAGTTCGCCCGGCGTTGACCGCCTGACATGATAGCCCTAATATTCCGGCCGCCGGCCGCATAGCTGGGGGACGGAATCGAAACGTGCGAGTCAAGATCTGCGGCATTACGAGTGTCGAGGATGCGCTTCAGGCCGTCCAAGCCGGCGCCGACGCCATCGGTCTGAACTTCTATGCCGGCCCCCGACAGATCGACCTGTCTACGGGGGCGGCCATCCTGGATTCCCTGCCGCCTTTCGTGACGCCCGTTGCTCTGATAGGGGTCGCAGGCGATCAGATCGACGATGATCTCCTGACCTTGCTCATTCGCAGCCGAGTGACCCTCCTCCAGGTTCACGGTGATGTCACGATCGGCATGATGACCCGCCTTTGCGACGTCGGCTTTGCGATCATCCAACCGCTGGCGGTACGTGATTCGACGTTTGCGGCTGTGACACCGTTTTGGGGCGAGGGATCGTGGCGCCCGACGGCCGTGATCCTTGATACTTACGATCCTAACCGTGCCGGCGGGACCGGAAAGGCCTTTTGTTGGGACTGGGTGGAGGAGGCTCGCAGGGCCGGGCAATTGGACGGATGGCCACCTATCATCTTGGCAGGCGGCTTGAATCCGGATAATGTAGCCGATGCGATACGAATCGCCCGGCCTTGGGCGGTGGACGTGTCTTCCGGTGTGGAGCCGGAAGAAACGCCGGGGCGAAAAGACCCCGGCAAGCTGCGGGCTTTCATCCGCGCCGCACGAAACGCCTTTGAAAGGAACGCTGAATGCGACGACTGACTATTTCGACTCTCGCGATCGGGCTCCTGTGCGCCCCGGCGCCATGGATGTCGGCACGTGCGGCCGAGCAAGCGGCGGCGGAACCTGCGAGTTTCGCCTCTTTGGCGGACTTGCAGAGTCACTACGCGGAGAAGATCAAGAAGACCCGCCAAGCGATCGAGTCCGAGCGTCTTGCGGCCCTCGAGGCTCTGCTGAAAAAGGCTGCCACCACCGAGAGGCAGGCAATCCTTTTAGCCATGATCGAGTCGGCCGCAGCTCTCGAAAAGGCCGACCAGTTGCTCTTGCTCACTGATGAATATCTGAAGGGATCGACCAGTATTCAGGATGCGTGGCGTGTCCGGCAGGTCAGGTTCATGGCAATGGTTTCGTCCGACCGCGTGGACGAGGCAAAGGCGGAATGGGACAAAGCCAGTGAAAAGATGGACGCGGTCATGGACGTCTGGCAGCAGGTGTTCGACTCGGCGATTCTGATTGCCGACGCGATGTTGGAAGCCGGCCGTACCACGGAGGTCTCCGACCTGTACAAGACGCTTCGCAGCAAGTTTTCCTTCGTCTCCAATCTCAAAGAGGTTCTGCAACCGCGCGAAGCGGCCCTCAAGTGGATCGGCAAGACGGCGCCGGCCATTGAAGGGCAGGACCTGGAAGGCAAGCCGGTCGATCTGACGCAATACAAGGGCAAGGTCGTTCTGATCGATTTCTGGGCGACATGGTGCCCATCGTGTGTCATGACCATGCCCGAGCTGATCGAGACGTACAAGACGCATAACAAGTCGGGCTTCGAGATCATCGGGATCAGTCTGGATCAGGACAGGGAAGCGCTGAACCGCTATCTCAGCTCTCAGAAGATACCCTGGCGAATCGTTTTTGACGGAAAGGGCTGGTTCAGCCCAAGCGCACGAAGGTACGAGGTCAGCGCCATTCCCGCAACGTTCTTGATCGGTCGCGACGGCAAGATTGCGATGGCCGGTACACCGACGAAGGGTTTCGGTCCCGTGGTCAAGCGGCTGCTGCAGTCCTCGACGGACAAGAAATAACCCTCCCATGATGTCGGTGTCTGACTTTGACAAATCAGAGGCGGTCCGCCCGGAACGCATTGTCGCGGGACGACGTCCCGGCGGCGGGACAATGGCCATCTGCTGCAGCCCGTTGATGGCGCTTTGCCTGGCAGGATGCATCGGGCAATGGCGTCCGTCGAACGAGAACGTTTCTCAAGCACTCCAGGCGCAGCGTACCGGCAGATTTGAGTCTTGCCTGCGTGCCAACCGCCTTGGCCGGTGGCTCTACGAGCGAATCGAACTGCCCGAGCGCGAGGGCCGGCCGATCCGAATGCATGTCAGGCAGGTTGACCGGGAACGATTGCGGGAAGGAGTTCTTGAAGACCGACCGTTCCTGAAGCTCGAGGAGTACCTGGACCTCAAACGGGTCGCCACGCGAACGGCCGATGAGCCGGCGGCGACGCAGCCCGCCGGTCGTGACGGCTTGACTCAGCGAAGACCGCGAGCCCCCCTTGACGGGGGCACGGGCATCTTCTTTCGTTTGACCGACGCCGCCGATCCGATGCCGTTGGAGTTGGAATCGGAGAAAACGATCACCAGCGAGACTGCGGTAGTCTACTACAATTACCGGGGCATTCCGCAGGCGAAGGGCAGGCTCTATCGATGCACCGAGTTCGAAGGCATCGAGGACATCGAGTGTCCGGCCGGGCGTTTTGAGGGGTGCGTTCGGATTCGGGTGGACCTGAGAATACGCTTCCCGTGGGTGGCCATCGTTGATCTGACAACTTACCTCTGGCTCTCACCCGAGGTCGGCGAAGTCCGACGCGTGCAGCGGCTCAGCGGCTGGTTTCTGGTTTTTCCATTTGTCAGTGCGGACGAGTATCGGCTTGTTTGTTACGGTCCGAGCGCGGAAGCCGCGCAGCCGCCGGCCTGCGCTGCGGCGATGTGGAAGACCGGGGCCGTTCTTCTGGAGGGCGATTACCCGGGCATCCGCATCGCCGGCATGGTGATCGATTTCGAGGATGCCCAGGCAGGGCAATGACGGGCATGGCTGGCTGCACGGCGGCCGCGCGTTTATATTCACGGCCGTGATCGAGGGCTGGACAATGGCACGCGGCGGCTTGCTGCTCTTCGGCGGAAGCTTCAATCCCATACACGTCGGGCACCTGATTATTGCGCGCGCCGCCGCCGAGCAACTGGGCGTCGAGCGGACGATCGTGATCCCCTCGGCCTCTCCACCACACAAGACGGGCAGCGATCTGGCATCTCCTGAGCACCGCCTGGCCATGGTGCATCTGGCCATCGCCGATGAGCCGGCCTTCGAGGTCAGCGATATCGAGCTTCGACGCGAGGGACCGAGCTACACTCTTCTGACGGTCCAGGCGTATCGCCGACAGCTTGGTGCCGATGTGCCCCTGTACTGGCTGATCGGCGGCGACACGCTGCCGGAACTGCACAGTTGGTACCAAATCGCCGAACTCGTCGATCTCTGCCGCATCGTCACTGCCGTGCGCCCAGGCTTTGAAACGCCCGACTTTTCGACGCTGTTCGGCTGCCTGTCGCTCGCCCAGGTCCAGCGGCTGCGCGAAGGGATTCTCGATACGCCGCGGATCGACATCTCCGCCACACAAATACGCGCGCGAGTCCGCGAGGGGCGATCGATTCGCTACCTGGTGCCGGAAAGCGTTATCGAGTACATCGACCGGGAGCGACTCTATCGTTAAAGGTCGGGTCAGCGTTTGTCGTCGGGGTCAACGAGCGGCGGCGAGTTGTTCTTCCTGCAAAACGGTACGCAAGCCGCGAGCAATGAGTTGGGCGCGGGTCGTCTTGCGACGGCGGGCGACCTGGTCGATTCTCTGCAGCAGCTTCTTCTCGATGGTCACGGAAATCGCTTGCGACCCGGCTCCGATCCGCGGGCGGCCGGGCTTGCGTTTGGCTCGGTCCAGGCGATTCTTCACCGAGCGAGGCAACGGACCGAAAGTGTCCACGACGAATTCCCGGTCAAACTCCTCGGACAACGCGTCCAACTCCGCTGGGCTGAGCTGGGAGATCGGTTTCTTCTTTGAGTGTCTTTTCATCGCTTACCTCTTCGTCGTCGTTGGCGGTTCCAGCGGCGCTTCTCGCGGGTTGTCAGCGGGCGCGCGTGAATAACCAACGCGCTGTCATCCTCGTCGAGGACGTAGACAACCTACAGCAGCCTTCCGCTTGATGTCGGCCCCCAGCAGGCCAGTTTGTCATCCTTCCGATACTGTGGGTACGGTTCGGCGGCAATCTCAATCACCCATTCCGCTTCCTCGGGCGTGACGCCGTGGCTTGTCACCTTCGACTGATTCCACGTTATCCATCGGAACTCCACGTCATGCCCTCTAATATTATATATACAAAACTCGGCACGGCCAACTCATACCGCAGAACCCCGAATTCAGGTCGATCATCCGCCTCCGAGCCTAACATCAGCGATTTCACTGTCTTGCAACAACTGGTTGACGTCGCAGGCCTGGAAGACCGCGGGCTGATCGGTCATGGCCGATGCCGCCGAGACGGCCAGGGCCTGGCGGAAGGCGTTCTCGACCTGCCAATCCGGACGCGTGGTCGCGGCGAGAAAGCCGGCCAGCATGGCATCGCCACAGCCGACCGTGCTACGGACGCTATCGGGCGGAACCGGCGCCCGGCCTTTGAAGACCCGTCCTTCGGCAAAGCACATCGCCCCTCGTTCACCCATTGTGACCAGGACGAGCGGTATGTGCTCGTTGAGCCGGCGGCCGGCCTCGATTACTTCGCTTTCGTGAGAAATCTGAAAGCCGAGCAATTCGCCGAGTTCGAAAAGGTTCGGCTTGAGCAGCCACAAAGGCAGCTTTGCCGCTTCACGAAGATGATCGCCGGAACTGTCCACCACGACGTGAGCACCTCCGTCCATGCACGCCCGCAGTAGCTGAACAAACCGGCTGGCGTCCAGGCCGGGGGCACACGATCCCGTGAAAACGAGAAGGCAGTCGGGATTGGAGAGGGTGGTCAGCTCGGTTGTCAGTTGCTGAATATCATCTTGGGTCACCGTCGGTCCGGTGTCGCGAATGTGGGTTTCGGTGTGCCCGACCGGATCGACGATCGTGATGTTCTCGCGGGTGGCTCCGGTGATCGGAGTCAGGCGGACGGCCACGCCCGCTTGACGCAGGGCGTCCTCGAACAACGCTAACGATTCGGCTCCCACCCAACCGGCCGCGGTGCTCGGCGACCCGAGGGCGGCCATGGCTCGCGAGACGTTGATTGCCTTTCCGGCCGGCAGCAGCGACCGCATGCGACCCCTCAGGTGCGCGCCAACACGGAAATCGGGGACTTCGATAATCCGATCGATGGTCGGGTTCAACGTGACGGTCACGACGGATCGAACGACGGGCAGACTCATTGATTCGGCAGCTTTTCCGTGGGCCGGGGCAGAGGATCCTCGATTGGGGCCGTCGGCGGTTTCTCGCTAATCAGAATGCGCACCGGTCCGCCCTCGAACTGGAATCGAAGCACCGCTGAGGCGTGCTCATCACGCAGTTGCGGCGCAGAATGCGTCCAGCACGCACCATCGAACGCCTCATCTCCACAGGGTATCAAGGCAAACTGCTGCGGTCCGGTGTCCGACGGGATGGTCAGCACGACGTTTTCAACTGCCTTAGCCGGGCCGCCCGCAGCGTCCAGCACATAAAGCCGTCCGGCGTCGACGACCCACTCGATGTACCCCTGCTTGTCCGGCATGGTCAGGAGACGGCCGCCATGAGGGGGCTTCACGGCCGGAGTCGTGTCAATGTCGGTAGTGGCCTGCGGCGCAGTAACGGGTCGGCTGTCCGGTGACGGCACCGCAGGCGACGGTTGGTCCCTATCGCAGCCACCCACGCACAACAGGCCGATGGTCAACGCAAGGACAAACGAGTGCTTGAGTTTCAATCGATCGATGTTGCGAGGTTGATGCCTGCTCATGTTACTACAACTTCCTGCTTGTCAGAATCGTGCCTGGCGATGTGTCCCAGGCGCCTCGGCGTGCAGGTATTCTAGTGGGTGCGCCGGCAGGCGCCAACTGACCGGTACCGGCCTCACGACGTGAGAAGCGACCGGACACTGCCGGGCAACACGGTGAAACACAGGATTCCGAAGAGGACTGCCGCGATGGCAAGCAACACGACCAACAGCCAGCCGGGACGAAGCTCACGGAGGGCGTGGCGCGGAACGAGCTTGGGCAGAATCAGGAAGAACGCCGCAAGAATCGCCAACGCTTGTAGCGGCGTGAGAAGGATGCCGTCAAGCTGACCGCCGAGCTTAACAAGCCTGACCGGGTCAAAGAAGACGACTGCAACGAGGTTGGTGAGCACAAAGAAGAGCAAGAAGGCCCGGAATTGCCAGACGTGCGGGAAGCGTGAAAAGGGCGGGCAGATGATTCGGATGCAATCGGCAAGCAGCCGCGGCCAGCCTGCAAGCTGACCGACCTGGGTGCTGATCATGGCTGCCGAGCCGGCGATCAGGAACAACTTGGCGCCCAGCACACCCCATCGGCTTGAGAAGAGACGGGAGAGAGTGAAGGCGACCTCCTCTCCCTGGGGAACCAGACGCTCGGGCCGCAAGACGCCCGCCCCGGCCAGGCAAAAGCAGGCGGTGATGACGACGCCGATGGACGCTGCCACGATTGCATCGGTCCGGACCACACGACACCAGCCTCGCAAGGTGCGGGCCTCTTCGGACGTCAGGATCGCCAGGCGGTGCTCGTCGGCGCTCTTGCCGTATCCGCGTCCCGCGGCCATGCCGTAGCCGGCGCCAAGAACCCAATAGGTATACCAGACCTGGCTGGCAAATCCGCCGGCTGCCCAGCCCATGAGCGGGAGAATCTCTCGCCACGGTGAACCGTTTGGGCCGGCATCGGGTGCCCAAGACGGCAAGGACATGGGTTCGAGTCCGACCAATCCGCGGGCGATGTCGGCCAGCGGCGGCAGCACTGTCACAGCGACGTAGAGCACGCCAACGACGATGATCATCACCAGGCCGCTCATCACCGCCTTGAGCAGATCGAAACGCCCGGCCCATGAGACGCTGACCGCAAAGACGGAGGCGGCCGCTCCCCAGGTGATCGCTCCGCCGGGCAAGGGCAGCAGCGAGTTCAGAAAGACGCCGGCGACCTTGGCCAGCGCGCCGATGGAGACGATTGCAGCGGGGAACTGCACGGCCAGGACGAGCCAGATGAACCAGTGCCGCGGGCCCGGCATCCGCCGGAAGAGGTCGATCATTCCCTCGCCAGTAACCGCCGTCCACTGCGCACCGGCCATTCCGATGCTGCACTTCAGGACGATGGCCGCGACGATCGCCCACAATGCGGCCGTGCCCAGCAGCGCCCCGGTGCGCGTGGCGAGAATCACCTCGCCTGAGCCGATGTACTCGGCGCACCAGACGAGCGATGGGCCGACCATGGCCAGCATGGCCAAGCCGCGCGGTGCAATGCGGATTCTGTGAGACATGCCGTGTCGCCTCTCGAACTGACGGGCGAATTGTACGGCACGGCACCGATTATGAACAGGCTGTCCGCAACTCCGGCGAGAGACTCAGAGTCTGACAGGGCACGGCCGCGCACGAGCGGACAAGCCGCCAGTGCAATGGCTGGGCTGACCAAACTGCACATCAGTTCGCGCAAGCCGCGCCGGCCGGCACGTTCTCGCCGCTGAAGCACCGTTCGAAGACGGCGAAATCAGCCTGGTCA is a genomic window containing:
- a CDS encoding complex I NDUFA9 subunit family protein, with product MSDSQDPDSMPSTSATQPGREAGGLGRVLLTGASGFVGGYVLRELVDQGYRPVCVVRRPKDLSARLPSQTADACDIRAGDLFDVSSLGQAAAGCAGAIHLVGIIEENPRAGATFERIHVEGTRNVLQACRSAGVNRYVHMSALGSRPDAPSRYHRTKGRAEELVRESALAWTIFRPSLIHGPEGDFMRMMKSFCTGGLRRPVMPYFGSGNARIQPVSVRDVATCFVAALMKPETVGKTYDLGGPAQYTWREFYDICAEAIVGHRRLKAPVPVFLAKLMARTILPLTPSFLMPYKFNVEQVQMSQEDNVCDIGPVQRDFGLTLRDFRQEVATYADQIP
- a CDS encoding phosphoribosylanthranilate isomerase, with the protein product MRVKICGITSVEDALQAVQAGADAIGLNFYAGPRQIDLSTGAAILDSLPPFVTPVALIGVAGDQIDDDLLTLLIRSRVTLLQVHGDVTIGMMTRLCDVGFAIIQPLAVRDSTFAAVTPFWGEGSWRPTAVILDTYDPNRAGGTGKAFCWDWVEEARRAGQLDGWPPIILAGGLNPDNVADAIRIARPWAVDVSSGVEPEETPGRKDPGKLRAFIRAARNAFERNAECDD
- a CDS encoding TlpA disulfide reductase family protein is translated as MRRLTISTLAIGLLCAPAPWMSARAAEQAAAEPASFASLADLQSHYAEKIKKTRQAIESERLAALEALLKKAATTERQAILLAMIESAAALEKADQLLLLTDEYLKGSTSIQDAWRVRQVRFMAMVSSDRVDEAKAEWDKASEKMDAVMDVWQQVFDSAILIADAMLEAGRTTEVSDLYKTLRSKFSFVSNLKEVLQPREAALKWIGKTAPAIEGQDLEGKPVDLTQYKGKVVLIDFWATWCPSCVMTMPELIETYKTHNKSGFEIIGISLDQDREALNRYLSSQKIPWRIVFDGKGWFSPSARRYEVSAIPATFLIGRDGKIAMAGTPTKGFGPVVKRLLQSSTDKK
- the nadD gene encoding nicotinate (nicotinamide) nucleotide adenylyltransferase, which produces MPRQGNDGHGWLHGGRAFIFTAVIEGWTMARGGLLLFGGSFNPIHVGHLIIARAAAEQLGVERTIVIPSASPPHKTGSDLASPEHRLAMVHLAIADEPAFEVSDIELRREGPSYTLLTVQAYRRQLGADVPLYWLIGGDTLPELHSWYQIAELVDLCRIVTAVRPGFETPDFSTLFGCLSLAQVQRLREGILDTPRIDISATQIRARVREGRSIRYLVPESVIEYIDRERLYR
- a CDS encoding 1-phosphofructokinase family hexose kinase; this translates as MSLPVVRSVVTVTLNPTIDRIIEVPDFRVGAHLRGRMRSLLPAGKAINVSRAMAALGSPSTAAGWVGAESLALFEDALRQAGVAVRLTPITGATRENITIVDPVGHTETHIRDTGPTVTQDDIQQLTTELTTLSNPDCLLVFTGSCAPGLDASRFVQLLRACMDGGAHVVVDSSGDHLREAAKLPLWLLKPNLFELGELLGFQISHESEVIEAGRRLNEHIPLVLVTMGERGAMCFAEGRVFKGRAPVPPDSVRSTVGCGDAMLAGFLAATTRPDWQVENAFRQALAVSAASAMTDQPAVFQACDVNQLLQDSEIADVRLGGG
- a CDS encoding Nramp family divalent metal transporter; translated protein: MSHRIRIAPRGLAMLAMVGPSLVWCAEYIGSGEVILATRTGALLGTAALWAIVAAIVLKCSIGMAGAQWTAVTGEGMIDLFRRMPGPRHWFIWLVLAVQFPAAIVSIGALAKVAGVFLNSLLPLPGGAITWGAAASVFAVSVSWAGRFDLLKAVMSGLVMIIVVGVLYVAVTVLPPLADIARGLVGLEPMSLPSWAPDAGPNGSPWREILPLMGWAAGGFASQVWYTYWVLGAGYGMAAGRGYGKSADEHRLAILTSEEARTLRGWCRVVRTDAIVAASIGVVITACFCLAGAGVLRPERLVPQGEEVAFTLSRLFSSRWGVLGAKLFLIAGSAAMISTQVGQLAGWPRLLADCIRIICPPFSRFPHVWQFRAFLLFFVLTNLVAVVFFDPVRLVKLGGQLDGILLTPLQALAILAAFFLILPKLVPRHALRELRPGWLLVVLLAIAAVLFGILCFTVLPGSVRSLLTS